A single window of Gossypium hirsutum isolate 1008001.06 chromosome A10, Gossypium_hirsutum_v2.1, whole genome shotgun sequence DNA harbors:
- the LOC107896654 gene encoding auxin response factor 1 isoform X1, which produces MAFPASEIPSAEQQADDPLYRELWHACAGPLVTLPRVGERVYYFPQGHMEQLEASMHQGLEHQMPSFDLPSKILCKVASVQRKAEPDTDEVYAQITLVPEVDQSEVMSPDDPLQEPERCIVHSFCKTLTASDTSTHGGFSVLRRHADDCLPPLDMTQQPPWQELIATDLHGNEWHFRHIFRGQPRRHLLTTGWSVFVSSKKLVAGDAFIFLRGANGELRVGVRRLMRQQANMPSSVISSHSMHLGVLATASHALSTRSMFSIFYKPRTSLSEFIVSVNKFLEAQSHKLSVGMRFKMRFEGEEIPERRFSGTIVGVEDNKSSAWADSEWRSLKVQWDEPSSIIRPDRVSPWELEPLVATSNSSISQPAQRNKRARPPVLPSPSSDLSSLGIWKSPVESPFSYCDAQRGHPSPKLSSAAKPNSVGFNRNSSLAAVSSSSMYWPNRVENVTESVAPVVNKESSERKQGTGNGCRLFGIQLLDKINMEENSPLATISGTGVDDQPLHSLDANSDQQSDPSNLNQSDLPSISCEPEKCLRSPQESQSKQIRSCTKVHMQGMAVGRAVDLTRFDCYEDLLKKLEYMFDIKGQLCGSTKNWQVVYTDDEDDMMMVGDDPWNEFCSMVRKIFIYTSEEVRKLSPKIKLPVNDDDDDSKATKAGVDTVINPEDRSSGT; this is translated from the exons ATGGCTTTTCCGGCATCAGAAATTCCATCTGCTGAACAACAAGCAG ATGATCCTTTATATCGTGAACTATGGCATGCCTGTGCTGGACCTCTTGTCACACTTCCTCGTGTTGGGGAGCGTGTTTATTACTTCCCACAAGGTCACATGGAACAA CTTGAGGCATCAATGCATCAAGGGTTAGAACACCAAATGCCTTCATTCGATCTGCCATCTAAAATACTTTGCAAAGTGGCTTCTGTTCAGCGTAAG GCTGAACCTGATACAGATGAAGTTTATGCCCAAATAACCCTGGTACCTGAAGTAGAT CAAAGTGAGGTTATGAGCCCAGATGATCCACTTCAAGAACCTGAAAGGTGCATAGTCCATTCATTTTGCAAGACTCTTACTGCTTCCGACACAAGCACCCATGGTGGATTCTCAGTTTTGCGCCGGCATGCAGATGATTGTCTGCCCCCGCTG GACATGACACAGCAGCCACCATGGCAGGAACTGATTGCAACTGATCTGCATGGAAATGAATGGCATTTTCGGCATATTTTTCGAG GACAACCTAGGCGCCACTTGCTCACTACTGGGTGGAGTGTCTTTGTTAGTTCCAAAAAGCTAGTAGCTGGAGATGCTTTCATATTCCTGAG GGGTGCTAATGGGGAGCTGCGTGTTGGAGTGAGGAGGCTTATGAGACAACAGGCAAATATGCCTTCTTCTGTTATATCTAGTCATAGCATGCATCTTGGGGTGCTTGCCACTGCATCTCATGCCCTTTCTACGCGAAGTATGTTTTCCATCTTCTACAAGCCCag AACAAGTTTGTCTGAGTTCATAGTGAGTGTAAACAAATTTCTTGAAGCTCAAAGCCATAAGCTATCAGTTGGGATGAGGTTCAAAATGAGATTTGAGGGTGAAGAGATACCTGAAAGAAG ATTCAGTGGCACAATTGTTGGTGTTGAGGATAATAAATCATCTGCATGGGCTGATTCTGAGTGGAGATCTCTCAAG GTTCAATGGGATGAACCTTCATCCATCATACGTCCTGATAGGGTGTCCCCATGGGAATTAGAGCCTCTTGTTGCAACTAGTAACTCTTCCATCTCACAACCTGCACAAAGGAACAAGCGGGCTAGGCCACCCGTTCTACCTTCACCATCTTCAGATCTTTCTTCACTTG GTATATGGAAATCACCAGTTGAATCTCCTTTCTCGTATTGTGATGCACAACGTGGGCACCCATCACCTAAATTATCCTCCGCTGCAAAGCCTAATTCTGTTGGCTTTAATAGGAATAGCTCCCTGGCTGCAGTTTCTAGCAGCTCAATGTATTGGCCTAACCGAGTTGAGAATGTTACAGAATCTGTTGCACCAGTTGTGAACAAAGAATCTAGTGAAAGAAAGCAGGGAACTGGGAATGGCTGCAGACTTTTTGGTATTCAGTTACTTGACAAAATAAACATGGAAGAAAATTCACCTTTGGCTACAATTTCTGGGACTGGTGTGGATGACCAGCCACTTCATTCACTAGATGCTAATTCTGACCAGCAATCTGATCCATCAAATCTTAATCAGTCTGATCTTCCTTCTATAAGTTGTGAACCTGAGAAGTGCCTGAGATCTCCTCAGGAGTCACAGAGCAAGCAAATTCGGAGCTGCACAAAG GTTCACATGCAAGGTATGGCAGTTGGAAGGGCTGTTGATTTGACACGATTCGACTGTTATGAGGATTTGCTAAAGAAGCTGGAATACATGTTTGACATTAAAGGTCAGCTTTGTGGATCAACAAAGAATTGGCAAGTTGTCTATACCGATGATGAAGATGACATGATGATGGTTGGGGATGATCCCTGGAA TGAGTTTTGCAGCATGGTGAGGAAAATTTTTATCTATACATCAGAGGAAGTCCGGAAGTTATCACCTAAGATAAAACTTCCGgtgaatgatgatgatgatgatagcaAAGCAACCAAGGCTGGGGTTGACACAGTTATCAACCCTGAAGATCGTTCATCAGGAACATAG